In the genome of Mycoplasmopsis pulmonis, one region contains:
- a CDS encoding IS3-like element IS1138B family transposase has product MKQLKPEQWKKWFSLYEEFYDGKINIKKYIFLVNKNIGKDWKNTYVKSWFFKKYSAFQKDEQSLISQTGKSTANKKNNGRPPKRKEVNEYTREELEEIVKIYRIIFDDISEKEIRKKIKEHKDKEKILTKISWKEFLFSKSTYYSWKKPKLAEPKKDQEIEEIIRKSFHENKGIFGRKRLEIYIQNKYKRYINYRKIGRILLKLNLFCKIRRAKRKNEIKNLNTKYQNLIQRDYNGKFNNIVATDVTYIPSPKDAINNHVYLSIAIHHQSKKIINWNLSKRNDVKLVLDHISKIKFDKEWIIHSDHGSQYSSNQYSEIIKENNGIISMSRIANSLDNREAEYFFSNIKSECLNDLKISKLSFKELQEIIQNYIDWYNNERLQSILEWKTPQQSWDVLSVF; this is encoded by the coding sequence ATGAAACAACTAAAACCAGAACAATGAAAGAAATGATTTTCATTATATGAAGAATTTTATGATGGAAAAATTAATATAAAAAAATATATATTTTTAGTAAACAAAAATATTGGTAAAGATTGAAAAAATACATATGTAAAATCTTGATTTTTCAAAAAATATTCTGCTTTTCAAAAAGATGAACAATCTTTAATTTCACAAACTGGCAAATCTACAGCTAACAAAAAAAATAACGGTAGACCACCAAAAAGAAAAGAAGTTAATGAATATACAAGAGAAGAATTAGAAGAGATTGTTAAAATTTATAGAATAATTTTTGATGACATTAGTGAAAAAGAAATTCGAAAAAAAATTAAAGAACATAAAGATAAAGAAAAAATATTAACTAAAATTTCATGAAAAGAATTTCTCTTTTCAAAATCAACATATTATTCTTGAAAAAAACCTAAACTTGCAGAGCCGAAAAAAGATCAAGAAATTGAAGAAATTATTAGAAAATCATTTCATGAAAACAAAGGTATATTTGGTAGAAAAAGATTAGAAATTTATATTCAAAATAAATATAAAAGGTATATAAACTATCGAAAAATAGGTAGAATTTTGCTTAAATTAAATCTTTTTTGCAAAATTAGAAGAGCAAAAAGAAAAAATGAAATTAAAAATCTTAATACTAAATATCAAAATCTAATTCAAAGAGACTACAATGGCAAATTTAACAACATAGTTGCCACTGATGTAACTTATATTCCAAGCCCCAAAGATGCAATTAACAATCATGTTTATTTATCGATTGCAATTCATCATCAAAGCAAGAAAATAATTAATTGAAATCTAAGTAAAAGAAATGATGTTAAGTTAGTTTTAGATCATATTTCTAAAATCAAATTTGATAAAGAGTGAATAATTCACTCAGATCATGGAAGTCAATATTCATCAAATCAGTATAGTGAAATTATTAAAGAAAACAATGGGATAATTTCAATGAGTAGAATCGCAAATTCACTTGATAATCGAGAAGCAGAATATTTCTTTTCAAATATCAAAAGTGAGTGCTTAAATGATCTAAAAATTTCAAAATTATCATTCAAAGAATTGCAAGAAATTATTCAAAATTATATTGACTGATACAATAATGAAAGATTACAATCAATCTTAGAATGAAAAACACCTCAACAAAGCTGAGATGTTCTAAGTGTTTTTTAA
- the gli349 gene encoding gliding machinery surface structure protein Gli349, protein MEQDGRASAVLKSIENTNDQEGRLTLVYEISVKGVTNINSGIYKVDFGGFNSERKTKENLIRKYTEKQLVPFFDEKENKINFLPSQATSDNWSKFKFPALDDEDKNKNLKLSIVNTTEANDETGTLSLQVKVEIEGFSDPRVKDTYIVNVSGFSSNAYVKSQRDVEAYSREIAAENLIQLRKDSLIDKQTTQSNDSSLINKLEVLPFSKGGVEAKITNTRRKGDGKSEETILVVTLELKSQILATEEFYSKSFDFEVPGWASSELINNKNDLEGYVQNTLVSKRPIIPFVKDFDKSTTLVDAVKLEDFVKDYSVVHNGKGIKFEVISWSSNPLSEEQIRNFEQSNTEITHSGTATVRISIGENTNKWSDTYTFVVEGFPSSRKADNQKIVNDYVDLPETDTTKAKPLLARNVNRNTLAPRSLLTSHFEINTHRNRSRRVNVIIKSVEVDKNDQTKAIVTLEASAGSGNERATKEYAYRFEGFLNNLQEDIYNDIEAIARRINAAQRANNIELISSSFRLADPRSKKLASEALASDLFFANSNSGTIFSANIDSSGAQDISGKVRFTIRGTRDGESINSSTLVEATIFSPNAQLIINKAPELAPIFAGQVQEKTNANAQTSDLRVIAPQNQEYELEYKIVSLRAHNSTNRAIDGSEVSVQISVNIKGQSGFTPKVYTRIFSGYLSNDKFANKQKVDDYISRGSRANLVIDNAIKGQKSVIELEPSDFSFDFQAAGLNLEIGTITTKGTLNTTAVVEVLVSAGNTTNSRYTKSYNVEIAGFKEPGAAENRIKLKKYINDLANRKNPVLLQSVDKENTNASDLKASDFEIVKNAGFSGDIIQTIESIARKDRNPEVALVTIKVVTGEGDKVAEDKYTYEIPGFASNERIRHLGLISAYTSSMSEALYQRAKLTQNRKPNQVSLLAITQDQLSVNSNFTIDQLSNHSQLHFSVLSVVPKINEETTAIITIRIQAPTSNAGVADKDIATFTYSYEESGYLTNGQVPNFLKAQDYAKKAENQRSKPILNTGLDKNKTPVRRLTINSFTITQPTEEGLKLEITKVEPDPTNNNNAKVTITVVAGSGINENRSVTYEHIERGFASEGKAVNEANVKEYIESSDKALPSLVVGIEKERVEAQSISSSNLFIQQPDPTKGLSLTIEKVNVQDQSLIVEIRVSAGSGQNLASQTYNHTITGFATQEQTKNYALLRKYVTLPGRRTPSLVEPQSRSVKTVSQLQTNDWKIDQPGSGEYSSIQLSIKEIKELERDKSWAVVIVEATINGLKDTYQYLSSGFATQAKKVNIDLVQKWVKEQAQTNKPTLKNEVETQKANIAVINLNVDNDFIIPTNLPENLSIDLLSVSEKSDSETDQKIARLRVKVSAGRGSDYYEEFYYVDYEGFAERRVGQSIRAITNYIANVENRAQVFLKVTSSINKHPSEITKEDLDIPNSGVENIKVEITEVKKIENDATTLDLNRVTAIVRVSSTDQSLTSHTATYESNIFGFTTRASYLIQQLINSNARPSVLQTKDGSQQVVSQEERKKILPSEINVESDLSFNNVTINNLTNDDLKHFNFRFTNVNPNNDRGTLSLSVIATVGATTRSFNISLEGFATASSRAVEKAPQLQYIYSNANLSQEEQSASKVNAVDFRLTSDSQANLPQNLTYTITNVVSSTYNVTQGSTTQSRTKATLTITISSLDQTSSRTYTQEIEGFVSDNRAENIVAVKGYLSEIQASGRAPESGTTVIQIPTLDPSVTQNNSTDEFVNKILTNEHASLGININKNPQSNNSNLEQSILSAEVLTTNEYPAESVKLIIQVKSKKGDDQDHYSREYWVVYSGFIQRTGADILNIRRAIEASLRENDKAQHIVKVKESSREKITKVESTTTVGKNFFTTSDFEINNELIKTKVTNVQNIDNYNVEILSVLDISQENIISGNARVKIRISKKDNSSEKSEFIVNISGFETLSEAFDKYIESSTRFIPSVKEANKDLWDTKATSEENFFSTPSQNKIDNKFDLAVKERFVFSVDTSKVKFKMELSKTIKTNFGIESTFFQSAQYEEDVDGFKKELFDTNDIFRVQYEKDGKTINKYVKENEKNSHNIDFTKIKKLEIGPNFSEIPKDYFKDASSLTELKINSGVSKIKESAFESAKLTSLELPNSLVEIGPNAFKNSVLTSLSGLEQTKLSALKENVFEKANDSIKTIIWNWKKELALKEEPILTSTNKIPSSEDKKAKKPSQFEQSNFSFAPIKQEDSDIHFEITGFSQDDVFGTIEITYKIKIKKTDESFHVFDENNPSKKVLTDFKTNLEEKVTQIKNASSYFDSSKIETIEKRKDTSSNNTSTENQNKYRLVQWKDVNKGSQSVFLPQSSVNAPFVETTQIGDKTTSVLDFNNPQGSQIRNNSLFENLKPKSSAYLVWSNDASLKNQSKITLLSTFKNNSTHSLHFESKVLSGWIPGPGSLRFDQNNSNIDRESQDVNKANIESTENNITAKGSMPQSFIFGQESKTILEIYRDEQGRYEFTFFVFNNNDKVKRYKVRMKTEAVAKAYLIDLSSIGDTGNAKFQAKLKSVISFNQENNFLTYEERIKLLDELGKKWFNNISIKDDSSGKVENMTEYHNWKTAENKQNTTTTTTTS, encoded by the coding sequence AGTTTTACCTTTTTCTAAAGGTGGCGTTGAAGCTAAAATAACCAACACAAGAAGAAAAGGTGATGGTAAGTCAGAAGAGACAATATTAGTTGTAACACTTGAGCTAAAAAGCCAAATTTTAGCTACAGAAGAGTTCTATAGCAAAAGCTTTGATTTTGAAGTGCCAGGATGAGCCTCAAGTGAGCTAATAAATAATAAAAATGACCTAGAAGGTTATGTACAAAACACTTTAGTTTCTAAAAGACCAATTATTCCTTTTGTCAAAGATTTTGACAAAAGTACAACCTTAGTTGATGCAGTTAAACTAGAGGATTTTGTTAAAGATTATTCAGTTGTTCATAATGGAAAAGGAATTAAATTTGAAGTAATTAGCTGAAGTTCAAATCCTCTTAGTGAAGAACAAATAAGAAATTTTGAACAGTCAAATACTGAAATTACTCACTCAGGAACAGCTACTGTTAGAATTTCTATAGGTGAAAATACTAATAAATGATCAGATACATATACTTTTGTAGTTGAAGGCTTTCCAAGTTCTAGAAAAGCTGATAACCAAAAAATTGTTAATGATTATGTTGATCTTCCAGAAACAGATACTACAAAAGCTAAACCTTTATTAGCAAGAAATGTTAATAGAAATACATTAGCTCCAAGATCACTTTTAACTAGTCATTTTGAAATAAACACTCATAGAAATAGATCTAGAAGAGTTAATGTAATTATTAAATCTGTAGAAGTGGACAAAAATGACCAAACCAAAGCTATTGTAACTTTAGAAGCTTCAGCTGGTAGTGGAAATGAAAGAGCTACTAAAGAATATGCATATAGATTTGAAGGATTTTTAAATAACCTTCAAGAAGATATTTACAATGACATTGAAGCTATTGCAAGAAGAATTAATGCAGCTCAAAGAGCAAATAACATTGAATTAATTTCTTCATCTTTTAGATTAGCAGATCCTAGATCAAAAAAATTAGCCTCAGAAGCTCTTGCTAGTGATTTATTCTTTGCAAATTCAAATAGCGGTACTATTTTTAGTGCCAATATTGACTCAAGCGGAGCCCAAGACATTAGTGGTAAAGTTAGATTTACCATTAGAGGAACAAGAGATGGTGAAAGTATTAACTCTTCAACATTAGTTGAAGCTACTATTTTCTCACCTAATGCACAATTAATTATTAATAAAGCCCCAGAACTAGCTCCTATTTTTGCCGGTCAAGTTCAAGAAAAAACTAATGCTAATGCACAAACTAGTGATCTAAGAGTAATTGCTCCACAAAATCAAGAATATGAACTTGAATACAAAATTGTTTCTCTTAGAGCACACAACTCAACCAATAGAGCAATAGATGGCTCTGAAGTATCTGTTCAAATTAGTGTTAACATCAAAGGACAAAGTGGATTTACACCTAAGGTTTATACAAGAATTTTTAGTGGATATTTATCAAATGATAAATTTGCTAACAAACAAAAAGTTGATGACTATATTTCAAGAGGCTCAAGAGCAAATTTAGTTATTGATAATGCCATTAAAGGACAAAAATCTGTTATTGAACTTGAACCTTCAGATTTTAGCTTTGATTTTCAAGCAGCTGGACTTAACTTAGAAATTGGAACCATTACTACCAAAGGCACACTTAATACAACAGCTGTTGTAGAAGTGCTTGTTTCAGCTGGTAATACAACTAATTCTCGTTATACCAAGAGCTACAATGTTGAAATAGCAGGCTTTAAAGAACCAGGAGCAGCTGAAAATAGAATTAAGCTTAAAAAATATATTAATGATCTTGCAAATAGAAAAAACCCAGTTTTACTTCAATCAGTTGACAAGGAAAACACTAATGCCTCAGATCTAAAAGCTAGTGATTTTGAAATTGTTAAAAATGCTGGCTTTTCTGGAGATATTATCCAAACTATCGAAAGCATAGCTAGAAAAGATAGAAACCCAGAAGTAGCACTAGTGACTATTAAAGTTGTAACTGGAGAAGGTGATAAAGTTGCTGAAGATAAATATACCTATGAAATTCCAGGTTTTGCTTCTAATGAAAGAATTAGACACCTAGGATTAATTTCAGCTTATACCTCTTCAATGAGCGAGGCTTTATATCAAAGAGCTAAATTAACTCAAAATAGAAAACCAAATCAAGTTTCGCTTTTAGCAATTACCCAAGATCAATTAAGTGTTAATTCTAACTTTACAATTGATCAGTTATCTAATCACTCTCAATTACACTTTTCTGTTTTATCAGTTGTTCCAAAAATTAATGAAGAAACAACTGCCATTATAACCATTAGAATTCAAGCTCCAACAAGTAATGCAGGAGTAGCAGACAAAGACATAGCAACATTTACCTACTCTTATGAAGAAAGTGGATATTTAACTAATGGACAAGTTCCAAACTTCTTAAAAGCTCAAGATTATGCTAAAAAAGCAGAAAATCAACGTTCTAAACCAATTTTAAATACTGGTTTAGATAAAAATAAAACCCCTGTTAGACGTCTAACAATTAACTCATTTACAATTACTCAGCCAACTGAAGAAGGTCTAAAACTTGAAATAACCAAAGTTGAGCCTGATCCAACTAATAACAATAATGCTAAAGTAACAATTACAGTTGTTGCAGGATCTGGAATAAACGAAAATAGATCAGTAACTTATGAACACATTGAAAGAGGTTTTGCCTCAGAAGGAAAAGCTGTTAATGAAGCAAATGTAAAAGAATACATTGAAAGTAGTGATAAAGCCCTTCCAAGCCTAGTAGTTGGAATTGAAAAAGAAAGAGTAGAAGCTCAATCTATTAGCTCATCTAATCTTTTTATACAACAGCCCGATCCTACAAAAGGATTAAGTTTAACAATTGAAAAAGTAAATGTTCAAGATCAAAGTTTAATTGTTGAAATTAGAGTCTCAGCTGGAAGTGGTCAAAATCTAGCTAGTCAAACATATAATCACACAATTACTGGCTTTGCAACACAAGAGCAAACTAAAAACTATGCTCTTTTAAGAAAATATGTTACTCTGCCAGGAAGAAGAACTCCTAGCTTAGTTGAACCTCAATCTAGAAGTGTCAAAACAGTAAGCCAATTACAAACTAATGATTGAAAAATTGACCAACCAGGATCTGGAGAATATAGTTCTATACAACTTTCTATTAAAGAAATTAAAGAACTTGAAAGAGATAAATCTTGAGCTGTAGTTATAGTTGAAGCAACTATTAATGGCTTAAAAGATACTTATCAATATCTTTCATCTGGTTTTGCAACTCAAGCTAAAAAAGTTAATATTGACTTAGTTCAAAAATGAGTTAAAGAGCAAGCCCAAACTAATAAACCTACTTTAAAAAATGAAGTTGAAACACAAAAAGCAAATATTGCAGTTATTAACTTAAATGTTGACAATGACTTTATAATTCCTACAAATCTACCAGAGAACTTAAGTATAGATCTTCTTTCAGTATCTGAAAAATCAGATTCAGAAACTGATCAAAAAATTGCAAGACTAAGAGTTAAAGTCTCAGCTGGTAGAGGTAGTGACTATTATGAAGAGTTTTACTATGTAGACTATGAAGGTTTTGCAGAAAGAAGAGTTGGTCAATCAATTAGAGCAATTACTAACTACATTGCCAATGTTGAAAATAGAGCTCAAGTTTTCTTGAAAGTTACCTCATCTATTAATAAACACCCTTCTGAAATTACCAAAGAGGATTTAGACATTCCTAACTCAGGAGTTGAAAACATCAAAGTTGAAATTACTGAAGTTAAAAAAATAGAAAATGACGCAACTACTTTAGATCTAAACAGAGTTACAGCTATTGTTAGAGTAAGCTCAACTGATCAAAGTCTTACAAGCCATACTGCAACTTATGAATCTAACATTTTTGGCTTTACCACAAGAGCTTCATATTTAATTCAACAACTAATAAACTCAAATGCAAGACCAAGTGTTTTACAAACAAAAGATGGTAGTCAACAAGTTGTAAGTCAAGAAGAAAGAAAGAAAATTTTACCTTCAGAGATTAACGTTGAAAGTGATCTTTCATTTAACAATGTGACTATAAATAATCTTACTAATGATGATTTAAAACACTTTAATTTTAGATTTACAAATGTAAATCCAAACAATGATAGAGGAACTTTAAGTCTAAGTGTTATAGCTACAGTAGGAGCTACTACAAGATCATTTAACATTAGCCTTGAAGGCTTTGCAACAGCTTCATCTCGTGCAGTTGAAAAAGCTCCTCAACTACAATATATCTACTCTAATGCAAATCTTAGCCAAGAAGAGCAATCTGCATCAAAAGTAAATGCAGTTGATTTTAGACTAACAAGTGATAGTCAAGCTAATTTACCTCAAAATTTAACTTATACAATTACTAATGTAGTCTCATCAACCTACAATGTTACTCAAGGCTCAACTACTCAAAGTAGAACCAAAGCTACTTTAACTATTACCATTAGTTCTTTAGATCAAACTTCATCTAGAACTTATACTCAAGAAATTGAAGGCTTTGTAAGTGATAATAGAGCTGAAAATATTGTAGCTGTTAAAGGTTATCTTTCAGAAATTCAAGCCAGTGGAAGAGCCCCTGAAAGTGGAACTACTGTTATTCAAATTCCTACTTTAGATCCAAGTGTAACTCAAAATAACTCAACTGATGAATTTGTTAATAAAATCCTTACAAATGAACATGCTAGTCTTGGAATTAACATTAATAAAAATCCTCAATCTAATAATAGCAATTTAGAACAGAGCATTTTAAGTGCTGAAGTTTTAACAACTAATGAATATCCAGCTGAAAGTGTTAAACTTATCATTCAAGTTAAATCTAAAAAAGGTGATGATCAAGATCACTATAGCAGAGAATACTGAGTTGTCTATAGTGGATTTATCCAAAGAACTGGAGCTGATATTCTAAATATTAGAAGAGCAATTGAAGCTTCTTTAAGAGAAAACGATAAAGCTCAGCACATTGTAAAAGTAAAAGAGTCTTCAAGAGAAAAAATTACAAAAGTAGAATCAACTACCACAGTTGGCAAAAACTTCTTTACAACAAGTGATTTTGAAATAAACAATGAGCTAATTAAGACAAAAGTAACAAATGTACAAAATATTGACAATTACAATGTTGAAATTTTATCTGTTTTAGATATTTCTCAAGAAAACATAATCAGCGGTAATGCTAGAGTTAAAATTAGAATATCTAAAAAAGATAACTCTAGTGAAAAATCTGAATTTATTGTAAATATTAGTGGTTTTGAAACTCTTTCTGAAGCTTTTGATAAATACATAGAAAGTTCAACAAGATTTATCCCTTCTGTTAAAGAAGCAAATAAAGATCTTTGAGATACAAAAGCTACATCTGAAGAAAATTTCTTTAGCACTCCAAGCCAAAACAAAATAGATAACAAATTTGACCTTGCAGTTAAAGAAAGATTTGTCTTTAGTGTTGATACATCAAAGGTTAAATTTAAAATGGAACTTTCAAAAACCATCAAAACTAACTTTGGAATAGAATCAACCTTTTTCCAAAGTGCTCAATATGAAGAAGATGTTGATGGATTTAAAAAAGAGCTTTTTGATACAAATGACATTTTTAGAGTCCAATATGAAAAAGATGGCAAAACTATAAATAAATATGTCAAAGAAAATGAAAAAAACTCTCACAATATAGACTTTACCAAGATAAAAAAACTTGAAATAGGACCTAACTTTAGTGAAATTCCTAAAGACTACTTTAAAGATGCTTCAAGTTTAACTGAGCTAAAAATAAATAGCGGAGTAAGCAAAATTAAAGAAAGTGCTTTTGAAAGTGCCAAACTTACTTCATTAGAACTTCCTAACTCTCTTGTTGAAATTGGTCCAAATGCCTTTAAAAATTCAGTTTTAACCTCTTTAAGTGGTCTTGAACAAACTAAGCTAAGTGCTCTAAAAGAAAATGTCTTTGAAAAAGCAAATGATAGTATTAAAACTATAATTTGAAATTGAAAAAAAGAGCTAGCCCTTAAAGAAGAGCCTATTTTGACCTCAACTAATAAAATTCCTAGCTCAGAGGACAAAAAAGCTAAAAAACCTAGCCAATTTGAACAAAGCAACTTTAGTTTTGCCCCTATCAAACAAGAAGACAGTGATATTCACTTTGAAATTACAGGCTTTAGCCAAGATGATGTTTTTGGAACAATAGAAATAACTTATAAAATTAAAATTAAAAAAACAGATGAGTCTTTCCATGTCTTTGATGAAAATAATCCAAGTAAAAAGGTCTTAACTGACTTTAAAACTAATCTTGAAGAAAAAGTTACTCAAATTAAAAATGCCTCTTCATATTTTGACAGTTCCAAAATAGAAACTATCGAAAAAAGAAAAGACACAAGCTCTAATAATACTTCAACTGAAAATCAAAATAAATATAGATTAGTTCAATGAAAAGATGTTAACAAAGGTAGCCAAAGTGTATTTTTACCTCAATCAAGTGTTAATGCTCCTTTTGTTGAAACAACTCAAATTGGAGACAAAACTACAAGTGTTTTAGATTTTAATAACCCACAAGGATCTCAAATAAGAAACAATAGTCTTTTTGAAAATTTAAAACCTAAATCAAGTGCTTATTTAGTTTGATCAAATGATGCTTCTTTAAAAAACCAAAGTAAAATTACCTTGCTTTCAACATTTAAAAATAACTCTACTCACTCTCTTCACTTTGAATCAAAAGTTTTATCTGGATGAATTCCAGGTCCTGGATCTCTAAGATTTGACCAAAATAATTCTAATATTGATCGAGAATCCCAAGATGTTAACAAAGCCAATATTGAAAGCACTGAAAATAACATTACAGCCAAAGGATCTATGCCACAATCATTTATTTTTGGACAAGAATCAAAAACAATTTTAGAAATCTATAGAGATGAACAAGGACGCTATGAATTTACTTTCTTTGTCTTTAACAACAATGACAAAGTTAAAAGATACAAAGTTAGAATGAAAACTGAAGCAGTTGCCAAAGCATATCTAATAGATCTTAGTTCTATTGGAGATACTGGAAATGCAAAGTTCCAAGCAAAATTAAAATCAGTAATTTCATTTAATCAGGAAAATAATTTCTTAACTTATGAAGAAAGAATTAAGCTATTAGACGAGCTTGGTAAAAAATGATTTAACAATATTTCAATTAAAGATGACTCAAGTGGCAAAGTAGAAAATATGACAGAGTACCATAATTGAAAAACTGCTGAAAATAAACAAAATACTACAACCACCACCACAACAAGCTAA